The segment ATCATATAGCTTCCAAGATAATACCAATCAGATTCAAGTCATAGTGAATCCACAACCACGGAAACAACTATCGtaacaatttcatcaaattatgaCATATAAGACCATTCAAAAATGAACGTTCATAAATACAGGTTAAACTAGTACCTTGGGTTTTTCCTCtactttttgttttgatttcaagTAATCATCCTTTGATATGCGCTCTCCTGCAGCGTTAATTAGTAAAGCATGGTTAAAAGCAAGTTCGAGCAGGACTGGTTTTGGCAGATGGCTCTGCCTTCATGAGCTTTTTGGTGGGATAAAGTTTAATCAgagttaaatttacaattttaagGACAGGGATTGGGGTTCATAGATAATAGTACGATTATTATTTGTTACAAGATAGAAACTACAGTTGCTAAAGTTCCAAGGAagattttcatgaattaattgGCTGGGAAAGGCTAGAAGAATATGTatcacaaagaaaaaacataaaaaatgctGCAATTTAGTTTAGCTTGTTCCCAGCTGGAATGTGACAGAAGTTTGTTCAACAAGGCCCCCCCACCCACCCCCCACCACctccccccccaaaaaaaaaaaaaaacccacccaaaataaataatatcgaCTTAATAAAGCATGAAAACGTAAATAAACTAGATCAGCAACAAATTAAGGACTAATACAAGCACTAAGGACCTAGGACACTTTTCCTTAGACTAAAATGTCATCTTTGTTAGCATATGATCATAAACTTTAATCTTAggtttacaaataaaaaattagttctcAAACATGAAACATATATGGCATCAACATCTCGTAGGGTTCACTAGCCTGTTTTCTTATCACGGTATACAGGTTCGGCACCCCGTCCACTTATAGAAGGATCCATCTTGTCAAACCTGCAAAAGGAAATGAATAAATTGCATCAAGAAAGTTGGTTCATTAAACCACCAAAACATAGCATAACACCAGTTCCTTCACTTCTCCATGTTATTGTAAGTAAAAATGTCAAATTATAGAAAGTAATTCAATCTGAAAGGATTGGGCATTGGCTATATGAAATCAGAGCACAGAATGCAGCTTCCCTACACCATGATGTTCATCAAGGACCACCAAAATGTcctagattaaattaaaatcaataaatagaaGACAAAAATTGTAATAAGAAATTCACGGGTACAATTTAATGGTGAAATAAGGGAGAATTATAGAAGGAAAGGAGAACTATTCCTTTTCCAAGACAAAGGAGCATTCGAGTGTTCCAGCCAttagtgttgatttttttttcttgctgctTCAATGTATTTGTGAGCTGAATGCTGGAAATATCACTCATATCTCAAAGTTAGTTAAATAACTATATGACCCTATCACAAAAACTCAGAATCTTCATGAAACACCAGTACGCAGACATATTGAACTCTCAGCAAATGATACAGAGAAGTCTATAACTGGTGTTTAATTATCTGACCATGAGCATTAGCAGTCCCCTGTAGCAACTTACACCACAAGTCCCTTCCTAACATTTTCAAAGTTGCaagcacaaaaataaaagggcGATTACTTCACCATAAAATGAGGTTCACCAAACTTCAAATGTGTTTTGACTTGTGTTTGGATAGAGTGTAAAATATTGCAAGACTTGATTGGTTTTACACCAAACAATTGAAACTGatggagtatttttttttttttttttacacttttggAGTGCGAAAAACTCACTACCACAACCAACCACCTCTAACATGATATATGACATTTCTACTACACTAATCCCACATACTAGAAAACCACAAAGAAAACGTTTCTTAACAAGTACAATCTTTCCCATTTTAGAACATCTTTACCCCATAGTTCAGTCTATAATGTAACAAACAGTAGCTGCCACAATCATGTGAAAAAAATCCATATGGCTAGTGTGTGCCAGAGAGCTAACACTAATCAATGGAGGCTTGCATTTAAAATAACTCACAGTTGAAACGAATATGTGAACATACATTGTACAGACAGAAAGCAAAAAACCACTTAATTAACCAGAAAATAGACAAAGTCAGCGCATGAAATGAGCAAAGAGGTCAGAGCACTTTAAATAATCATTAGAACTTACAACAATGATGCTTCCTTCTTAGTTTTAATTTCTTCCCGCATATCACGACCAGTGATCAGACCAGTTTTTGGCGGTTCCTTTGAAGAAACTGGATCAGATGATTCTTTCCTGTTTTTCCTTGGTGGAGAAATGTCTTGAGCCATGGATGCACGTGAATTACCACTCTGAGTTGAAAGCTGTAGTGATAAATGAGAATTATCAGGCAATCCTGATCTCCCAAcatccttctttcttttccttgggGGTGAAAGATCTGGCTCGGGTTTTGGTGATGGAGTATAGTGTCGTCGCCGCTGTTGTCTTGGAGGAGACAAATCAGTATCTTCTTTCAAAGGCTTCAATTTAGGTGATTCAGTATCAGTCCTCCGTCTTCGTGGTGGTGACAAATCAGAATTCAGAACACTGGTGTGTTTAGACTTTGTATAGGGCTTGGGTGATGGAGATTGATGGTGTTTTCGCTGCCTTCGTGGTGGTGACAAATCACTAGCTTCTCTTGAAGGCTTCAACTGCGGCTCAGGAGATGGTGTATCATTTCGATATCTTCTCTTACGGGGTGGCGACAAATCTGAATTCAAATTTGTATCAGGAGCAGGTGATGGGCTATGGTGCTGTCTCTGTTGTTGCCGTGGAGGAGACAAATCTGCATCATCTCCACCATTATGCAAAGGCTTCCCTTCATGCTCAGGTGAGGGTGTGTCATTCCGAACCTTCCTTTTATGAAGAGGGGACATATCAGGGTAAGGATCAGCAGAATTGGCATGGTTAGGAGATAATATAACCCAACCACTTCCATCCTCAGCAATTGCATTGTAAGCGCGTCGAGCTCTAATTAGCTCCAGCCTCTTCATTCGTTTAACTTCTATGTCTTCATCAACTTGAGGATTCTCTTCATCTACACAATCATAACACACAAAACATTATCAAAGCAAACTTCAaactctcaaataaaataatgtttagtaatatatgattctttttttaccaGCTGAATCATTTTCCTCCTCTTCAAGCTTCACTGGCTTTTGCCAAACAGGGTCTTCATCCACAACTAAAACACCAGAGGCATTCGGTttaattctcttcttcttctttttcactttcttctcttcttcttgattGTCACttccatattttttcaaatattctttCAATGACTTGGATCCCATAGTCGAAGACgccataatttaatataattatctttCCTGGTATGACATTTAAAACATCTTACTACATACCACAAATAAGTTAACAATAATCGACTAGAGAAaacaattaatacaaaaaaaaaaacaagtaatctttatttttaaaatagataatcataaacttAGAGATAAGcaattcaaacttcaataattaataGAATCAAAGATAGAGAGTCAAATTGGACCAGTGAAGGAGTATTTCCAGCAGCCAGAGGAGAAGTCTGGTGGAGGCATCAATCAGTCACCAATGGCaagtataataaattaaacGGGCTGGGAGTGtgttgtggttgaaattgaaattcgatagtttttattttagcaagGAGATTAAAGAGGAAGAGAAACTTTGAAGAACAATAAATGATAAACCAagagatggagagagagagagagagtggtgatagaaaataaaaggcaatGGAATATTCAGAGTTTGATGAATTGGGAGGAGAGTTGAAAGAATTTCTCTGATCAAGTTTCGTAGGAGCCAAACACCAGCAaggattttgaattttaatttgggAAGGAGATGGTTTTGATTCTAACTGGTTGTTTTAGAGCCTACAGATTTTTGGGTTGTGATGGGTGAAGATTATAGCCATGAAGATTATTGCACCGGCAAGGTACAGAATGAAGAAACACCAACTAAAGTAGGTTCCTTGCCCTTTTGGCTTATCCAACTGATCTTCCTTCCATAGGTTGAATTATGAAGTTTGTGCCTCCAAATCGTAATGAAGCTAATGCTAATGCTTCGTAGAGGACTGCATATTGAAGCAATGGTCAACCATTTTGTAGGGGATCAGATTCTTTATGGTAAGTTACAAGAGGAATCAGAGGACATACAACTTAATTTCAAGAACTACCATTGCTTCTTTAGCCTCTATGATCTTTGTTACGGCATGAACTGCCATTCCCTCTCCATGTACAAGGGAGAGAATTTGACAAAACAAGGTCGAAACTAAAACACccagattgatttttttatcagaaaacAACTATCCCATTAGAGAATTAGAAAACCTATTAACCCTATGTACAGCAACAAACCAGTATACACAAAACGCTGCCAAtttcagaaaaaacaaagagatacCCTAGTCAAGATCCTAGCGGACGAGGGCAAAATGAAATACCCATTATATACACACAAAAAATCAAGTATATTAGACTAAATTAAGAGAAGCCCACATTGAATCTCAACAAAACAAGCAAAAGAAAGTAAGATTTTTCAATCTAGAGGGTATTGAAAAAGACTGAAACCTTATTAGTATACCAGCTTTCCTCCCTTCCTTTAAGAATATATTGTTGCTGGTGGTGGCTATGGATCCCGTGGAGGAGGTGGCAGCTTGTGGGTCTCGGCAGAACTTCAGTTGCTTTTTGATTTGGGGTTGTTTTGTGTTTCAGACCGAGAGAAAAGAGAGGCTGGGTACGTTGTCaagttttcaaaaacttttttttttttttttgacactgcacgaatatataatataaatttgaattgtaaaCTTGgtaaattttaactaattatatattaataattttaattaattaataattaataatataacataattcaaataaaaattaaaattaaaaaaattaaaaaaacccaaataattttatttctttttacattaattccttaatatttttagacAAATCAATTCACTTACTTcaccatttataaaaaaaaaaatgagttctttaaattttgatagagaatttaacattaattattccaaaaattaaatatgtcaatttataatttttattttatatatttaccaACTAAAACAGAGAAAATTATTAAGACATATTAATAATTTACATAAGGagttgttaataataaataaatatttttattttacagaaataaaatacacaaataactcgtattattaaaaaaattatagtaattatagtaaaaatcaAGTTCTTGGTTATTAGATTGCAAAGGTTTTgtaatatataaattgaaacaaTGAAAATGCTAAGATATAGATTACTAGACtgcataattttatattttttttaaactcgtaaaatcggtatgagtttatcaaatttgatcaattttattagtttttaaatttttagtttgattttacaCGTTAAGTATAtattaacttgtaaaataatACGATTTTACAAATCAATTCATGATTTTGATAATATTGCATGTGGTTATTGCTGGGGGTGTTCACCATCAATTCCTGTttggtttaaataaaaatacttaaccgaactaaaaaattttatttctgcAAAATTTAACTTAGATTGAACTAAAAACCAGTTCGGTTCAGTCGggtccttttttttcattgaaaatgtCATTTAAATGGGCTTGTGTATTGGGTTTTTAATAAGTCTATTTTAAAGTGGgcttatacaatttttttattaggcttAGGCTTTTGTAACAAAGATCCAATACCAAGCCGAATTGAATTATATGCAATTCATCAGATGTTCTACCTTACAGCAGATTGAAAATTTTCCAACGGacacaaaacttaattttaaaattcaatttgcaGCCCACCAAGTCTACCTATTCAAACCTAAGCAAGAAAACCTAAACAGTCCACTGTAAGTTAGAAACTAATGAACAAATTcagacaaaaaataattcattaagTGTAATTTGAATTCAGGAAGAATATCAACAATTCAACGACAAAAAATCTAGCAAGCCAACTGCAAAATTCACAAGCCAAattcagtaaaataaaaataaaaaaagttggaaGATTAATTTTATAGCATCTTTATGATTGAAGGGTAAGTGATCATACTTGATATCTAATTaataaacatattcatatcaatTCCATGCACATGtaaaacaagaaatattaatttttcacgTATAATTAGATCATACCTGGCATCGGAGACCCTTTTCCATGCACAAAATGTGCCAACGCTTCTATTCCTGATGGAAATGTCGAAGCTTTTGGATCCTAAGAATGTAGGAATTGGGATATTATTAAATGGGTTGGGACTAAATTGGAGGACTtgtaatttttatgtttcaaaaatatttttataaaattttaaatttattttatttattttatttaaattaatatatattttcaaattattttaatatgttaatatttaaaatattttttttttaaaaataaaatatatttttaaataaaaaaatattttaaaaaataattattaccatcatcttaaatatacttttaacaATAAGGTGTAATTCTCCTACTCAAGGTCAAATATCCATACCCGCTTGAATATTCCGCTGAACATAGTGAATCTGGATTGTGGATTTCAACGGAAATGAAAGCTCCGGTAGTGTTGTCACGGTTGATGCTCCTCCACTGACAACAGTTTTGAACGTTGAAGATTTTGTAAGTCACCCATCAAAACCAACACGTGCCATCTCAAAAAGCAATTTTGAACATTGAAGCTCATAATAGTAAATTAAAGTGAGAAAGAACCTTGCAACAAAAAAGGATAATAGGGGAGACCGACCATATCAACAAGGTCACTATAAAAGGGCCGAGCAAACTTTATCCCTCAGCTGTTGTATAGAAATTTTTGACCCGAAACAAATTTAACATAGGAAGAGGATACACTTGGATGGTCCAACTAGTTTGAGATCCAGACTGGGCTTATTTACATGGAACGACAACAAGTAACATTCAGGTTGTAAGCAGTGTTGTGCTATTACAAGAATTTGTACGATGATATAATGAACAAATGGATATTGCCCTCTGAATACACATACAAAAATATGTGGAGGAAACGAAGGTGGTTTCCTTCAGTGATCAaagttttcaatatatataggAAACAATGGCAGAGCATTGAAGGAAAAAGTAAGTTTGTTGCAGAAAAAAGTTTAGCCACTCCAGATTGCATCCAATAATTCCCAACCAAGGGATTATCTGAATCGGACCTCATAGATATCATCAAGATAGTGCCACATATCAAATCTGAACAGTTAGCAAAATTGCAGTGTCCATGCAATCAGAACTCTGAAAATCCCATGACTTCTACTATCATCCATCACCAGACTCAGATAAGAATAATAGCATTTCATCTGCTTCAGGATCTAGCTCATCTCCTGATAGAAAGACACAAACATTTCCATTTAGCACTATCCAACTGCATCCAGGGACCTTCCTCACACCCTTCAAACCCATCTCCTTCCTTAATTTTTGCTCCTCAATATGCTTGCCACAGGCTGCATATATGTTGCAGAGTGCAACATGAGCTGGTGCATTCAAAGGATCCAACTCAAGGAGTCGCCTGGCAGCATGTTGAGCAATGTCAGCGTTTTTCTCAGCAACCCCACATACACCAAGCAATGCCCCCCAGATAGCATGATTTGTTTCAAAAGGCAGTCCCAATATGAGCTCTTCTGCTTCACTTACTTTCCCTGCTCTTCCCAAGAGATTGATCATAGAAATGTAATGCTCCAAACCTGGTTGAATTGCATGAACGTCTCTCATTGCTTTAAATAATTTCCATCCTTCACTAACTAACCCAGCATGGCTACATGCTGACAGGATTCCCAAAAAAGTAACTGAATTTGGGCGAGTCCCGGATTGGAGCATGGTTTCAAAAACTTTCAGTGTTTCATTTGCCAGAGCATGATGTGCTAATCCCATAATCATGGTATTCCAAGAAATTAAGTCTCGATAAATCATGTTTGTGAATATGCTATATGCATCATGTATCTCCCCACATTTCGCATACATTGAGATCAGAGAATTACTAAGAATCAAGTCACAGGCTGATAGTGTTTTCATCAGCATGTTATGCAACTGCCTCCCAAATTCAAGATGAGCAATTGCACCTGCTGCTCCAAAAAGAATAGCATAAGTAGAACTTAATGGTGGAACACCATGAGCCAGCATTCCCAAGAGGAAAGAGGTTGCCTTAAGGAAAAGCTCATTTTGGACAAGCCCTGAAATCATTGATGTCCATGCAACCGAATCCTTATCAGGCATGTTTTCGAATAGATAGCAAGCCTCAGAAACATTTCCAATATCAAAATACCCAACAATCATTGAAGTCCATGTGATGTTGTCCCGAACAGGTATAGTATCAAACAATTTTCGAGCCTTTTCCACTTGTCCAATCCTAGTATAACCATTAATCATATGATTACAAGACTGAACAGCATAACTATTTAAGTTCTTGTTAAAGACACAGTGTGCATAATCCATGGCACCAAATAAAGAGTACATGTGAATAAGGCTCTTGGCTATCCTGCCATCATAATCCTCATATTCCAACCCATTAATTATCAGTTGAGCATGTAACTGCTTGCCAAGATGATGAAACCTCATACCAGCACAAGCATAAGCAAGTGAAATGAAGGTCTCTCCATTTGGTGCTATATTGGACCTCCTCTTCATCTCAAGAAAAAGCAATAATGCTTCTCCATAGTAACCATTCCAAGTGAACCCACTAATCATGGCTGTCCAAGAAACAACATTTCTCTCAGGAattctacaaaaaaaacaataagccTCCTGAACATCACCTATCCTGCAATAACCTGCTATCATAGTAGTCCAGGTTATCACATTCCTGTCCTCCATCTCCTCAAACAAAACCCTGGCTTCCTCCATTCTACCATTCTCTGCAAACCCCTTTATCATAGCATTCCAAGAAATCACATTCTTCTCTGGAATCTCATCAAAAACCCGCCTTGCTTCCTCCAAATCCCCATTCTTAATCAACCCAGCAACCATTGCATTCCACGAAACAACATTCCTCTCTGGCATCTCCTTAAACAATTCCCTTGCCTCACAAATCCTTCCTGCATCAGCTAACCCACAAAGCATCGAAGTCCATGAAACAACATTCCTCTCTGGCATCTCTTCAAACAACCCCCTTGCCTCACTCAGCCTCCCGCACTGCAAATACCCTGACAACATCACGTTGTAACTAACAATATTTCTCTCAGGCATGATATCAAAAAGAACTCTGGATTCGTCAATGAAGCCAATTCTTGAGTATTTTGTAAGCAAGGAAGTCCAGTAAGCAATTCGGCTATGGCGGCTTCTCTCGGGAAACTTGTCAAGTAGGTTGCGTGCTTGTTGGAGTTTTTGTTGAGAGAGCAAGCAGAGAAGTTGAGAGTCATCTAATGTGAGTTTAGAGTAATGGGTTTTCGAAATTTCTGATTGGGACTTAAGGAACCGAACATGGGGTGAAAAAATTCGAAGtttgagtgaaatttttgaaagagaCATCTTCAGGGTTTTGAAACAAAAGGCGGGCATCACCTGTTTTTACAAAGAAACGGTTCAGACAGCTCCTTTTGAAATCGCATTGCTGGGGCAGTGCAGAAAACGGTGTCGTGTGCAATTATTGATCCAAGTCAGACTGGGTAGACTTCGGCACCGTTTGGCATTGCATTTGTAAATGCGTTtcgttaaaatttaaatttttttttttgctaaaattaagtgtggtttgtactttttggatcgttttgatatgctgatgtcaaaaataatttttaaaaaataaaaaaacatcattggcatgcatttcgatacgaaaagctatttaaaaAGTACTCACaatcacactgtcaaacacgctaTTCGTTTTAACATCTACTAGATTTGTACCCGAGTCTCACTGTGAGtacgttattttttaaaaaaataaaaataaatatacaaatttttcaaatgtgtgtgtgtatatatatatatataattaattaattaaatcaatatttaatcaatatataacaaagattaagatatttttataatatatttttactcaaTGAAATGACTATTTGTATtgataaaaagtttaaaaaattataaataaaaacaaactaaatcaaattataaaactcaactttaaaataattcaatgtaagtaatgaaactgaaaaaaattaaaaaaaaaagatttgggtCAACCCATGTAAATGTGCAAATCTTGCGACCATAAACACGTGATTAGAATAATCCCATAGAAAGGAAAGTGAAATAAAAAGCACGAAGAtcaattctgaaaaaaataaatatt is part of the Populus nigra chromosome 8, ddPopNigr1.1, whole genome shotgun sequence genome and harbors:
- the LOC133701519 gene encoding uncharacterized protein LOC133701519 produces the protein MASSTMGSKSLKEYLKKYGSDNQEEEKKVKKKKKRIKPNASGVLVVDEDPVWQKPVKLEEEENDSADEENPQVDEDIEVKRMKRLELIRARRAYNAIAEDGSGWVILSPNHANSADPYPDMSPLHKRKVRNDTPSPEHEGKPLHNGGDDADLSPPRQQQRQHHSPSPAPDTNLNSDLSPPRKRRYRNDTPSPEPQLKPSREASDLSPPRRQRKHHQSPSPKPYTKSKHTSVLNSDLSPPRRRRTDTESPKLKPLKEDTDLSPPRQQRRRHYTPSPKPEPDLSPPRKRKKDVGRSGLPDNSHLSLQLSTQSGNSRASMAQDISPPRKNRKESSDPVSSKEPPKTGLITGRDMREEIKTKKEASLLFDKMDPSISGRGAEPVYRDKKTGERISKDDYLKSKQKVEEKPKEKKLEWGKGLAQKREVETRLEELELEKDKPFARTRDDPELDKMLMERVRWGDPMAHLVKKKHSELVLADLGDSEKMKESGFIIPQDIPSHSWIKRGLDAAPNRYGIRPGRHWDGVDRSNGYEKQLVKRMNEKQATEREAYLWSVSDM
- the LOC133701518 gene encoding pentatricopeptide repeat-containing protein At1g32415, mitochondrial; protein product: MPAFCFKTLKMSLSKISLKLRIFSPHVRFLKSQSEISKTHYSKLTLDDSQLLCLLSQQKLQQARNLLDKFPERSRHSRIAYWTSLLTKYSRIGFIDESRVLFDIMPERNIVSYNVMLSGYLQCGRLSEARGLFEEMPERNVVSWTSMLCGLADAGRICEARELFKEMPERNVVSWNAMVAGLIKNGDLEEARRVFDEIPEKNVISWNAMIKGFAENGRMEEARVLFEEMEDRNVITWTTMIAGYCRIGDVQEAYCFFCRIPERNVVSWTAMISGFTWNGYYGEALLLFLEMKRRSNIAPNGETFISLAYACAGMRFHHLGKQLHAQLIINGLEYEDYDGRIAKSLIHMYSLFGAMDYAHCVFNKNLNSYAVQSCNHMINGYTRIGQVEKARKLFDTIPVRDNITWTSMIVGYFDIGNVSEACYLFENMPDKDSVAWTSMISGLVQNELFLKATSFLLGMLAHGVPPLSSTYAILFGAAGAIAHLEFGRQLHNMLMKTLSACDLILSNSLISMYAKCGEIHDAYSIFTNMIYRDLISWNTMIMGLAHHALANETLKVFETMLQSGTRPNSVTFLGILSACSHAGLVSEGWKLFKAMRDVHAIQPGLEHYISMINLLGRAGKVSEAEELILGLPFETNHAIWGALLGVCGVAEKNADIAQHAARRLLELDPLNAPAHVALCNIYAACGKHIEEQKLRKEMGLKGVRKVPGCSWIVLNGNVCVFLSGDELDPEADEMLLFLSESGDG